The Pungitius pungitius chromosome 8, fPunPun2.1, whole genome shotgun sequence genome has a window encoding:
- the LOC119229878 gene encoding cytochrome c oxidase assembly protein COX14 homolog, whose protein sequence is MVTGKRLADIGYRAFSASMMLLTAYGGYLCALRGYRYVQKQKKLKLAAENQDPEVMKD, encoded by the coding sequence ATGGTGACTGGGAAGCGACTCGCGGACATCGGCTACCGCGCGTTTTCGGCCTCCATGATGCTGCTGACGGCCTACGGGGGCTACCTGTGCGCGCTGCGGGGCTACCGCTACGtgcagaagcagaagaagctgAAGCTGGCAGCGGAAAACCAGGACCCCGAGGTCATGAAAGACTGA
- the ppp4r1l gene encoding serine/threonine-protein phosphatase 4 regulatory subunit 1: MAGLSLYFEDGHDDLDDFGFDDYSSECDGIRITAFLDAGQDNLTPLGRLEKYAFSENVFNRQIVARGLLDVLREFSDNENDFISVMETVARMSEDGEPTVRAELMEQVPNIAMFLHESRPNFPAAFSRYLVPIVVRYLTDPNNQVRKTSQAALLVLLEQGLISKADMETKVCPVLLDLTEPSSDDDYKIEAVSMMCKVVTMLGKDTVEHLLLPRFCDLCSDARLFQVRKVCAANFGEFCSIVGQEATEKLLMPKFFDLCSDSLWGIRKACAECFMMVSNSTSPEVRRTKLSPLFISLISDQSRWVRQAAFQSLGRFISTFANPSSTGLRFREDGTLLDVPRCTLDSECSLNSLNCSGISVCHTARTIAHTPPNQDGRATPSPEHVSAADGEETHSFDDNSYTSVSRETRSGFTRTASSGKAGPTTTNNAKNSRDTEQTDQNFNSFNYWRSPLPDISGELEMLKSDKSEVGMEQGEKKAEEDKPDYPDSKLSPGKATSDQIQKVLDCLQPHMDDPDVQAQVQVLSAALKAAQLDGPDDDGLTEPEEPPEDDADSPPVESKSVEVQSESRESPTEEEQTVEPPPASESSPVQEQGDEETQTEPLEDQEESPPDSPIQESELIENDEDEDDEEEEGGRDDSAHSPGFEDKPKIQNVIPQQLLDQYLSMTDPARAQTVDTEIAKHCAFSLPGVALTLGRQNWHCLKETYETLATDVQWKVRRTLAFSIHELAVILGDQLTAADLVPIFNGFLKDLDEVRIGVLKHLYDFLKLLHADKRREYLYQLQEFMVTDNSRNWRFRYELAEQLILIIELYSHFDVYDYLRQIALTLCSDKVSEVRWISYKLVVEILQKLYACGADDLGLNFINELTVRFCHCPKWVGRQAFAFICQAIVEEDCMPMEQFGQHLLPSLLSLSSDPVANVRVLVAKALRQSVMEKAYFKEPGCAFSDELEETVMTLQSDKDRDVRFFASLDPNKGLMDTAPLI; the protein is encoded by the exons GTCTATCTTTATACTTTGAAGATGGCCATGATGATCTCGATGATT TTGGATTTGATGACTATAGTTCAGAGTGCGACGGTATCCGCATCACAGCCTTCCTCGATGCAGGACAAGACAACCTAACTCCTCTTGGGAGGCTAGAAAAGTATGCCTTCAGCGAGAATGTCTTCAACAG GCAGATCGTGGCGCGCGGCCTGCTTGATGTGCTTCGAGAGTTCAGTGACAATGAAAATGACTTTATCAGTGTCATGGAGACAGTGGCCAGAATGTCAGAAGATGGAG AGCCCACAGTGCGAGCCGAACTGATGGAGCAGGTCCCCAACATTGCCATGTTCTTGCACGAGAGTCGGCCCAACTTCCCAGCAGCTTTCTCAAGATACCTGGTCCCCATTGTAGTCCGATATCTCACAGATCCAAATAACCAG GTGCGGAAGACCAGCCAGGCAGCGCTGCTTGTTCTGTTGGAGCAGGGCCTCATCTCTAAAGCCGATATGGAGACCAAAGTTTGTCCAGTTCTGCTCGACCTCACAGAACCCAGCAGTGATGATGACTACAAAATCGAGGCCGTCTCG ATGATGTGCAAAGTGGTCACCATGCTGGGAAAAGACACCGTGGAGCATCTCCTGCTGCCGCGCTTCTGCGACCTGTGCAGTGACGCCCGACTCTTTCAAGTCCGCAAG gTCTGTGCTGCAAATTTCGGAGAGTTTTGTTCTATTGTTGGTCAGGAGGCCACAGAAAAACTACTG aTGCCCAAGTTCTTCGACCTGTGCTCAGACAGTCTGTGGGGCATCAGGAAAGCCTGTGCAGAGTGCTTCATGATGGTCTCCAATTCTACCTCTCCAGAGGTGCGACGTACTAAACTGTCCCCCCTGTTTATCAGCCTCATCAGTGACCAGTCTCGCTGG GTGCGACAGGCTGCCTTTCAGTCTTTAGGGCGCTTCATCTCCACCTTCGCCAATCCCTCCAGCACCGGCCTCCGCTTCAGAGAAGACGGCACCCTGCTAGACGTCCCCAGGTGTACATTGGACAG CGAGTGCTCCCTAAACTCTCTGAACTGCTCCGGGATCAGCGTGTGCCACACCGCACGCACCATCGCTCACACGCCTCCCAACCAGGACGGTCGCGCCACGCCGTCCCCCGAGCACGTCTCCGCCGCCGACGGCGAGGAAACGCACAGCTTCGACGACAACAGCTACACTTCGGTCTCCAGAGAGACGCGAAGCGGCTTCACCCGCACCGCCTCCAGCGGCAAGGCCGGCCCCACCACCACAAACAATGCTAAGAACTCGAGAGACACGGAGCAGACGGACCAGAACTTTAACTCCTTCAACTACTGGAGATCTCCTTTACCAGACATAAGCGGCGAGCTGGAGATGCTAAAGAGTGACAAGTCTGAGGTGGGAATGGAGCAGGGCGAGAAGAAAGCGGAGGAGGATAAACCTGATTATCCCGATTCCAAGTTGAGCCCTGGAAAAGCCACCAGTGACCAGATCCAGAAGGTCCTGGACTGTTTGCAACCGCACATGGATGACCCCGATGTACAAG ctcaAGTACAGGTGTTGTCGGCGGCTCTGAAAGCGGCGCAGCTCGACGGCCCGGACGACGACGGCCTGACGGAGCCGGAGGAGCCGCCCGAAGACGACGCCGACAGCCCTCCTGTGGAGAGCAAGTCCGTGGAGGTCCAGTCCGAGAGCAGAGAGAGTCCCACAGAAGAGGAGCAGACGGTGGAGCCGCCTCCGGCCTCAGAGTCCAGTCCCGTCCAGGAGCAAGGGGACGAGGAGACGCAGACGGAGCCCCTGGAGGACCAGGAAGAGTCTCCTCCCGACTCCCCCATTCAG GAGTCTGAATTGATTGAGAATGACGAGGAcgaggatgatgaggaagaggagggaggaagagacgaCTCTGCCCACAGCCCAGGGTTTGAGGATAAGCCCAAGATCCAG AATGTCATCCCCCAGCAGCTGTTGGACCAGTACCTCTCCATGACGGACCCGGCCCGGGCTCAGACGGTGGATACGGAAATAGCCAAACACTGCGCCTTCAGCCTGCCGGGGGTAGCGCTCACTCTGGGGCGGCAGAACTGGCACTGCCTCAAGGAGACGTATGAAACCCTCGCTACCGACGTGCAG TGGAAGGTGCGGCGCACGCTGGCTTTCTCCATCCACGAGCTGGCCGTCATCCTGGGAGACCAGCTGACCGCGGCCGACCTGGTGCCCATCTTCAACGGCTTCCTCAAAGACCTGGATGAGGTCCGCATCGGCGTCCTCAAGCACCTCTACGACTTCCTCAAG ctgctgcacGCAGACAAGAGGAGAGAATATCTGTACCAGCTGCAGGAGTTCATGGTGACGGACAACAGCCGCAACTGGAGATTCAGATACGAGCTGGCAGA gCAGTTGATCCTCATCATCGAGTTGTACAGCCACTTCGATGTGTATGACTACCTCAGACAGATAGCACTTACACTCTGCTCCGACAAAGTCTCAGAGGTCAGGTGGATCTCCTACAAACTG GTGGTGGAGATCCTGCAGAAGCTGTACGCGTGTGGAGCCGATGATCTGGGCCTGAACTTCATCAACGAGCTCACCGTCAGGTTCTGCCACTGTCCCAAGTGGGTGGGGCGGCAGGCCTTCGCCTTCATCTGCCAG GCCATCGTGGAGGAGGACTGCATGCCCATGGAGCAGTTTGGCCAGCACCTCCTGCCCAGCCTGCTCAGCCTCTCCTCGGACCCGGTGGCCAATGTGCGCGTCCTGGTGGCCAAAGCTCTCAGGCAGAGTGTGATGGAGAAAG CGTACTTCAAGGAGCCGGGCTGTGCCTTCTCTGACGAGCTGGAGGAGACGGTGATGACCCTGCAGTCCGACAAGGACCGGGACGTCCGCTTCTTCGCCAGCCTGGACCCCAACAAAGGCCTGATGGACACGGCTCCCTTGATCTAG
- the LOC119229877 gene encoding pre-miRNA 5'-monophosphate methyltransferase: MATCSTSSAADDETTEPGAAPYGNFINYYTFNPPENRLSLVPATLLRDLTFSDAHRGTLILDVGCNSGELSVAFYKHLVPEPDERKVHLLGFDLDQVLIQRAQQNNPLPDNISFIPLDVTKDTRQLQDHLDRHGCPRFHLCLCLAVTMWVHLNHGDGGLLQLLSRLASISQHLLLEAQPWKCYRSAARRLRKLGRSDFDHFKSLRIRGDVAERAREHLETQCGMELVQSFGSTTWDRKLLLFKRSQD; this comes from the exons ATGGCTACGTGCTCGACGAGTAGCGCAGCTGACGATGAAACAACGGAACCAGGAGCAGCTCCTTACGGCAACTTCATAAACTATTACACCTTCAACCCCCCGGAGAACCGCCTGAGCCTCGTTCCCGCCACTTTGCTGCGGGATCTGACGTTCAGCGACGCACACCGCGGCACTTTGATCCTGGACGTGGGCTGTAACTCCGGA GAGCTGAGCGTAGCCTTTTACAAGCATCTGGTTCCGGAGCCCGATGAGAGGAAAGTCCACCTGCTGGGCTTCGACCTGGATCAGGTCCTCATCCAGAGGGCTCAGCAGAACAACCCTCTGCCCGACAACATCTCCTTCATCCCCCTGGACGTCACCAAGGACACCCGCCAGCTGCAGGACCACCTCGACCGGCACGGCTGCCCCCGCTTCCACCTGTGCTTGTGCCTGGCCGTCACCATGTGGGTCCACCTGAACCACGGCGACGGcggcctgctgcagctgctctcCCGCCTGGCCTCCATCAGCCAGCACCTCCTGCTGGAGGCGCAGCCCTGGAAGTGCTACCGCTCCGCAGCCCGGCGGCTGAGGAAGCTGGGCCGCTCCGACTTCGACCACTTCAAGAGCCTGAGGATCCGGGGGGACGTGGCGGAGCGGGCCAGGGAGCACCTGGAGACACAATGTGGCATGGAGCTCGTCCAGAGCTTCGGCAGCACCACCTGGGACCGCAAGCTGCTGCTGTTCAAGAGGAGCCAGGACTGA